One window of Hymenobacter sp. BRD128 genomic DNA carries:
- a CDS encoding methyltransferase domain-containing protein translates to MQTVFPAFDAAYWRARYATPGRAGWDAGRATPPLRAYFDQLAVASQPRILIPGAGRAYEAEYLHRRGFRHVVVADLAPEPLAALAGRVPDFPAENLWLADFFALDPAEKFDLIIEQTFFCAIDPSQRPAYARQCAALLRPGGKVVGLLFDTEFAGASEPPFGGSRAEYAAYFAPYFEFIHFETAYNSLTARAGRELFICLQKL, encoded by the coding sequence ATGCAAACGGTTTTCCCGGCCTTCGATGCGGCCTATTGGCGGGCGCGCTACGCTACCCCCGGCCGCGCCGGCTGGGATGCCGGCCGCGCCACGCCGCCGCTGCGCGCCTACTTCGACCAGCTGGCCGTAGCTAGCCAGCCGCGCATCCTTATTCCGGGGGCTGGCCGGGCCTACGAAGCCGAGTATCTGCACCGGCGGGGCTTCCGCCACGTAGTAGTGGCCGACCTGGCGCCCGAGCCACTGGCCGCGCTGGCCGGCCGCGTGCCCGATTTTCCAGCGGAAAACCTCTGGCTAGCCGATTTTTTTGCGCTGGACCCGGCCGAAAAGTTTGATTTAATTATCGAGCAAACGTTTTTCTGCGCCATCGACCCTAGCCAGCGGCCGGCCTACGCCCGGCAGTGCGCGGCGCTGCTGCGGCCGGGCGGCAAGGTAGTAGGGCTGCTCTTCGATACTGAGTTTGCCGGGGCTAGCGAGCCGCCGTTTGGCGGCAGCCGCGCCGAGTATGCGGCCTATTTTGCGCCGTATTTTGAGTTTATCCACTTCGAGACGGCGTACAACTCGCTAACTGCCCGGGCAGGGCGCGAATTATTTATTTGCCTGCAAAAACTGTAA